In one Caballeronia sp. M1242 genomic region, the following are encoded:
- a CDS encoding ABC transporter permease, producing MKSASLAPMLEQAIACRSPWQDARARFLRNKAAVVSLALLAFITLACIVGPWVLPNAFDSADWNAMSAPPTFARWHLFGTDETGRDLLVRCLVGGRVSLMIGALATLTSVTLGIVWGAIAGFVGGRVDNAMMRFVDMMYAIPYLLIAILMVTLLGREFYLVVLTITVFSWMDMARVVRGQTLAIRSKEYVEAARAIGVPTRRIIARHVVPNLLGIVAIYTTVTVPGVILTESVLSFLGLGVQEPMTSWGVLIQDGVGVMEASPWILLFPAGLLSVTLYCINFVGDGLRDALDPKDR from the coding sequence ATGAAATCTGCTTCTCTGGCGCCAATGCTCGAACAGGCGATTGCGTGCCGCAGTCCGTGGCAGGACGCCCGCGCGCGCTTTCTGCGCAACAAGGCGGCGGTCGTGAGTCTGGCGCTGCTCGCCTTCATCACGCTTGCGTGCATCGTCGGACCTTGGGTATTGCCGAACGCGTTCGATTCCGCCGACTGGAACGCGATGAGCGCGCCGCCCACGTTCGCTCGCTGGCATCTCTTCGGCACGGACGAAACCGGCCGCGATTTGCTCGTGCGCTGTCTCGTCGGCGGACGCGTCTCGCTGATGATCGGCGCGCTCGCCACGCTCACGTCCGTGACGCTCGGCATCGTGTGGGGCGCGATTGCGGGCTTCGTCGGCGGACGCGTCGACAACGCAATGATGCGCTTCGTCGACATGATGTACGCCATTCCGTACCTGCTCATCGCCATTCTGATGGTGACGCTGCTCGGCCGCGAGTTCTATCTCGTCGTGCTGACCATCACCGTCTTCTCGTGGATGGACATGGCGCGCGTGGTGCGCGGCCAGACGCTCGCCATCCGCTCGAAGGAATACGTGGAGGCGGCGCGTGCCATCGGCGTGCCGACGCGGCGCATTATCGCGCGGCATGTGGTGCCGAATCTGCTCGGCATCGTCGCGATCTATACGACCGTCACTGTGCCGGGCGTGATTCTCACGGAGTCGGTGCTGTCGTTCCTCGGTCTCGGCGTGCAGGAGCCGATGACCAGTTGGGGCGTGCTGATTCAGGACGGCGTCGGCGTGATGGAAGCGTCGCCGTGGATTCTGCTGTTTCCGGCCGGGCTGCTGTCGGTGACGCTCTATTGCATCAATTTTGTCGGCGACGGGCTGCGCGATGCGCTCGATCCGAAGGACAGGTGA
- a CDS encoding ABC transporter permease subunit, with protein MWSYALRRVLLTLPTLLIVVTVCYLLLHATPGGPFDGERKVSAEVLANLQAKYHLGEPLWKQYLLYLDGLLHGDLGASFRYADWSVNELVLRALPVSLTIGGVSMALAIVVGVLLGAGAALRRNSIADYALMLISNAGNAFPSFVIGPVLILVFAIGLKWLPAGGWNGADARYMVLPVALLVMINVATVGRVTRASLIEVMNTPYIRTARAKGLPMRAIVLRHALKPTLIPVVSVIGPLAISSITAAVVTESVFSLPGIGKLIVNGAANRDYTLVLGLVVLVTVVAVLLNLLVDLAYAWLDPKIRY; from the coding sequence ATGTGGTCATATGCTCTGCGTCGCGTGCTGCTCACGCTGCCGACGCTCCTGATCGTCGTGACGGTCTGCTATCTGCTGCTGCACGCCACGCCCGGCGGTCCGTTCGACGGCGAGCGCAAGGTCTCCGCCGAAGTGCTCGCGAACCTGCAGGCGAAGTATCACCTCGGCGAGCCGTTGTGGAAGCAGTATCTGCTTTACCTCGACGGCCTGCTGCACGGCGACCTCGGCGCGTCGTTCCGTTACGCCGACTGGAGCGTGAACGAACTCGTGCTGCGCGCGCTGCCGGTATCGCTCACCATCGGCGGCGTGTCGATGGCGCTGGCCATCGTCGTCGGCGTGCTGCTCGGCGCGGGCGCGGCGCTGCGGCGCAATAGCATCGCGGACTACGCGCTGATGCTCATCAGCAACGCGGGCAATGCGTTCCCGTCGTTCGTCATCGGGCCGGTGCTGATTCTCGTCTTCGCCATCGGCCTCAAGTGGCTGCCCGCGGGCGGCTGGAACGGGGCGGACGCGCGCTACATGGTCCTGCCGGTCGCGCTCCTCGTGATGATCAACGTCGCGACGGTCGGCCGCGTCACGCGCGCGAGCCTGATCGAAGTGATGAACACGCCGTACATTCGCACCGCCCGCGCGAAAGGCTTGCCGATGCGCGCCATCGTGCTGCGTCATGCGCTCAAGCCGACGCTGATCCCGGTCGTCTCCGTGATCGGGCCGCTCGCGATCTCGTCGATCACGGCGGCGGTCGTCACGGAGTCCGTGTTCTCGCTGCCCGGCATCGGCAAGCTGATCGTGAACGGCGCGGCCAATCGCGATTACACGCTCGTGCTCGGCCTCGTCGTGCTGGTCACGGTCGTGGCCGTGCTGCTCAACTTGCTGGTCGATCTCGCGTACGCGTGGCTCGATCCGAAGATCCGTTACTGA